TGCCGAGCTCTTGGCTCTTGCGGCCATCGCCCAGGGAAAGTACGCCCAGGCATTCCCAAGCTTCGGCCCCGAGAGAAGGGGGGCTCCTGTCATGGCCTTTGCCAGGATATCAGATGAACCCATCAGGATCAGGTCCAGGGTGCAAGAGCCTGATGTGGTGGTTGTCCTGGACCAGTCTTTGCTGGAGCTTGTGCCTGTGGAAGAAGGCTTGAAGGAAAAAGGAGCGGTGGTGGCCAATGCATCTGGGGAGCCCAAGAGCTTCCTCGGAAGGCTCAAGCCCGGGCAGAGGTTCTACTTTGTGGATGCCAACTCCATAGCCGCCGAGGTCCTGGGTCGGCCCATAACCAATACCA
The nucleotide sequence above comes from bacterium. Encoded proteins:
- a CDS encoding 2-oxoacid:acceptor oxidoreductase family protein, producing the protein MKEFRIHGRGGQGAVTTAELLALAAIAQGKYAQAFPSFGPERRGAPVMAFARISDEPIRIRSRVQEPDVVVVLDQSLLELVPVEEGLKEKGAVVANASGEPKSFLGRLKPGQRFYFVDANSIAAEVLGRPITNTTMIGALLKATGVVELKSLEGPVRDRFGRLADRNLEAMKRAYDSLKV